The following proteins are encoded in a genomic region of Herminiimonas arsenicoxydans:
- a CDS encoding Putative 5'-3' exonuclease (Evidence 3 : Function proposed based on presence of conserved amino acid motif, structural feature or limited homology; Product type pe : putative enzyme), with the protein MGKLLAIDGLNIVRRVYEANVEPDTAAKADAALRHSLASFRKLLATHQPTHVLPAFDFGGHTWRHDLYPQYREKREPMPEVLRERLPDFYAQLSALGLKVISAPEVEADDVIATGVMRWLGEGRGDAVIASTDKDLHVLIAHGAVIWDHFKSEWHDSKWVEEKFGVPPEMLADLLALMGDVSDSIPGVSKVGVKTAAKLLQSYGNIERIMAGAGILKDGLGERLRKDSAQLAISRQLVELKTDVRMGVTWNMLAFDSAQFA; encoded by the coding sequence ATGGGAAAATTGCTGGCGATTGACGGTTTGAATATCGTGCGGCGCGTGTACGAAGCCAATGTGGAACCGGATACGGCGGCCAAGGCGGACGCTGCCTTGCGTCATTCACTGGCCTCGTTCAGAAAACTACTGGCGACGCATCAACCCACGCATGTGCTGCCGGCCTTCGATTTTGGCGGTCATACATGGCGTCACGATCTGTATCCGCAATATCGCGAAAAGCGCGAGCCGATGCCGGAAGTTTTAAGGGAGCGCCTGCCGGATTTTTATGCGCAACTTTCCGCGCTCGGCCTCAAGGTCATCTCCGCTCCAGAAGTGGAAGCCGATGATGTCATTGCAACGGGCGTCATGCGCTGGCTGGGTGAAGGTCGCGGTGATGCTGTCATTGCTTCCACCGACAAGGATTTGCATGTGCTGATTGCACATGGCGCGGTGATCTGGGATCACTTTAAAAGCGAATGGCACGACAGCAAATGGGTAGAGGAAAAATTCGGCGTGCCGCCGGAAATGCTGGCCGATTTGCTGGCCTTGATGGGCGATGTATCCGACAGTATTCCCGGCGTTTCCAAAGTGGGTGTCAAGACCGCTGCCAAGCTGCTGCAAAGCTACGGCAATATCGAACGCATCATGGCGGGTGCGGGTATCCTCAAGGATGGTCTGGGCGAAAGACTGCGCAAGGATAGTGCGCAGCTCGCGATTTCCCGCCAACTGGTTGAATTGAAAACCGATGTGCGTATGGGCGTGACATGGAACATGCTGGCATTTGATTCTGCGCAATTTGCCTGA
- a CDS encoding Hypothetical protein (Evidence 5 : No homology to any previously reported sequences) translates to MLITFKSKAAAEVMMYEEHAKRIFDLLHKDPKRGVITAAETDNAIKLLEGEITESKAHFASEAVKRDIVAHHGEDGDDNEHEQPEAVHFSTRAYPLLEMLRAARAENRDVMWGV, encoded by the coding sequence ATGTTAATCACGTTCAAATCCAAAGCTGCCGCCGAGGTAATGATGTATGAAGAACATGCCAAACGCATTTTCGATCTTCTGCATAAAGATCCTAAACGCGGCGTCATCACCGCAGCAGAAACGGACAACGCCATCAAATTGCTGGAAGGCGAAATAACCGAAAGCAAGGCGCATTTTGCGTCCGAAGCGGTGAAGCGTGATATCGTCGCCCATCATGGCGAAGACGGCGACGATAACGAGCACGAACAACCGGAAGCCGTTCATTTTTCAACACGCGCCTATCCGCTACTGGAAATGCTGCGTGCCGCACGGGCGGAAAACCGGGATGTGATGTGGGGTGTCTAG
- the comM gene encoding Competence protein ComM (Evidence 2a : Function of homologous gene experimentally demonstrated in an other organism; PubMedId : 9457884; Product type cp : cell process), with protein MSLAVLKSRALAGMLAPEVTVEVHLANGLPQFTIVGLPETEVKESKDRVRAALQNAGFEFPARRITVNLAPADLPKESGRFDLPIALGILAASGQIPGDALTEYEFAGELSLSGELRPIRGALAMTFAIHRNSDKNAPPRAFILPRMNADEAALVRDVTILPADSLLQVCAHFAAPDSDARLTRHIATLISTRPSYPDLADVKGQAQAKRALEVAAAGGHSMLMVGPPGTGKSMLAARFAGILPPMTDEEALESAAVLSLTSGFTTARWKVRPYRSPHHTASGVALVGGGGTPRPGEISLAHRGVLFLDELPEFSRAVLEVLREPLESGQITISRAARQADFPARFQLLAAMNPCPCGYLGHPSNKCRCTPDVITRYQGKISGPLLDRIDMQIQVGALAHEDLLKQSTGESSEHVAARVAHASTRQLSRQGKHNHLLSSSEMDSHCKPDEAGEQLLRTAMTRLNWSARAYHRVLKVARTIADLDGASIIRQAHVAEAIQYRRALREQ; from the coding sequence ATGAGCCTGGCTGTCCTGAAGAGTCGCGCACTGGCGGGCATGCTCGCACCGGAAGTGACAGTAGAAGTCCATCTGGCAAATGGACTGCCGCAATTCACCATCGTTGGTTTACCGGAAACCGAGGTCAAGGAATCCAAGGATCGCGTGCGCGCCGCCTTGCAGAACGCCGGTTTTGAGTTTCCTGCCCGCAGAATCACCGTCAACCTGGCACCGGCCGATCTGCCCAAGGAATCCGGCCGCTTCGATCTGCCTATCGCACTCGGCATACTTGCCGCATCGGGCCAGATCCCCGGCGATGCACTGACAGAATACGAATTTGCCGGCGAATTGTCGCTATCGGGCGAACTGCGACCGATACGCGGCGCACTGGCAATGACCTTTGCGATCCATCGCAACAGCGATAAAAACGCTCCGCCACGCGCGTTCATTTTGCCGCGCATGAACGCAGACGAAGCCGCGCTGGTGCGCGACGTCACGATACTGCCCGCCGATTCCCTATTGCAGGTTTGCGCCCACTTTGCCGCCCCGGATTCCGATGCGCGTCTGACGCGCCACATTGCCACATTGATCAGCACCCGCCCGAGCTACCCGGATCTGGCCGATGTAAAAGGGCAGGCGCAGGCAAAACGCGCACTGGAAGTTGCCGCCGCCGGCGGTCACAGTATGCTGATGGTCGGGCCGCCGGGCACCGGGAAGTCGATGCTGGCGGCCCGCTTTGCCGGCATCCTGCCGCCGATGACGGATGAGGAAGCGCTGGAATCGGCAGCCGTACTCTCGCTCACCAGCGGCTTCACCACCGCGCGCTGGAAAGTACGACCATACAGATCCCCACATCACACGGCATCCGGTGTCGCGCTGGTTGGCGGTGGCGGCACGCCGCGCCCTGGAGAAATCTCGCTCGCGCATCGCGGCGTGCTGTTTCTCGACGAACTTCCGGAGTTCAGCCGCGCCGTGCTGGAAGTATTGCGCGAACCGCTGGAATCGGGACAGATCACCATTTCACGCGCCGCGCGACAAGCGGATTTCCCGGCCCGGTTCCAGCTGCTTGCAGCGATGAACCCCTGTCCATGCGGCTATCTCGGCCACCCCTCAAACAAGTGCCGCTGCACGCCGGATGTCATCACACGCTATCAAGGAAAAATTTCCGGCCCCTTGCTGGATCGTATCGACATGCAAATTCAAGTCGGTGCACTCGCGCATGAAGATTTACTCAAGCAATCGACCGGTGAATCATCGGAGCATGTCGCAGCGCGCGTTGCACACGCATCCACACGCCAATTATCGCGGCAGGGAAAACACAATCACTTGTTGTCTAGCAGCGAAATGGATAGCCATTGCAAACCGGATGAGGCGGGTGAACAGTTGTTGCGCACCGCAATGACACGCCTGAACTGGTCGGCGCGCGCCTACCATCGCGTATTGAAAGTCGCACGCACGATAGCCGACCTGGACGGCGCGTCCATCATCCGCCAAGCGCATGTGGCGGAAGCGATTCAATACAGACGGGCCTTGCGCGAACAGTAG
- a CDS encoding putative two-component sensor kinase (Evidence 3 : Function proposed based on presence of conserved amino acid motif, structural feature or limited homology; Product type prc : putative receptor), with translation MTRLLRYLLVVGGAVISILLFLLASASENSNLFERNYPWLLILNAVVAAALLGLVTLLLIRLYKRYKRGKFGSKLMARLVLLFAMIGILPGAVIYTVSVQFVSRSIESWFDVRVESALESGLNLGRSALDSSLDELRIKARSMALELSDASEATQITQLSRLRDQNSMLEAVIVSSNGQMIASSGSQLSALLPDLPTAAMLRQARLTRAYAVIEGNTDFQDNSPSASNAKTNTITASAANPANSLRLRVVIAIPNSSKELSLQSESRYLQLLQPVPEQLAANAEALRVAYSEYQERYLARTGLRKIYIVTLTLTLLLAIFGAIAGAFLIASDLAKPLLLLAEGTKAVAEGNLSPRPIVTTSDELGTLTQSFNMMTRQLSDARASVEKNRAELENAKGYLESVLANMSAGVMVLDRNFKLVTCNESVERILQHDFAQHIGKPLQEIDGLSAFAQVITQSFSEQSAQSAAGGADTGNLHWQHQIDVPRRMGGAEAENDISLLARGSRLPAARDSGYVVVFDDISDVISAQRSIAWGEVARRLAHEIKNPLTPIQLSAERLQMKLEGKLNEQDARILERSTATIVNQVSAMQRMVDDFRDYAKTPPAVLSPLDLNALIEEILHLYQTGDERDIIHARLAEGLPLVMGDATQLRQVIHNLLQNAQDAVADQIRQESTARIDIITEEIHYRSSDGTVSNAVQLSITDTGPGFSPKILAHAFEPYITSKPRGTGLGLAMVKKIIEEHGGRIDIKNRTSTNGAKVAILLLKLSS, from the coding sequence GTGACACGGCTGCTTCGCTATTTACTGGTTGTTGGCGGGGCCGTTATCAGCATCTTGTTGTTTCTGCTCGCTTCCGCATCTGAAAATTCCAACCTGTTTGAACGGAACTATCCGTGGCTGCTGATTCTCAATGCCGTCGTCGCCGCCGCATTGCTGGGTCTGGTTACCCTGTTGCTGATACGTCTGTACAAACGCTACAAGCGTGGCAAGTTCGGTTCCAAACTGATGGCCCGGCTGGTCCTGTTATTCGCCATGATAGGCATCCTGCCGGGGGCAGTGATCTACACGGTGTCCGTGCAATTCGTTTCGCGCTCGATTGAATCGTGGTTTGACGTACGCGTCGAATCCGCGCTGGAATCCGGCCTCAACCTCGGCCGCTCCGCACTCGATTCCTCGCTCGATGAGTTGCGAATCAAGGCGCGCAGCATGGCGCTGGAATTATCAGACGCATCGGAAGCGACCCAGATCACACAGCTGTCGCGCCTGCGCGATCAGAATTCGATGCTGGAAGCAGTCATTGTCAGCAGCAACGGTCAGATGATTGCCAGTTCCGGCTCGCAACTCAGTGCGCTGCTGCCGGATCTTCCGACTGCGGCAATGCTGCGACAGGCGCGCCTGACACGCGCTTACGCCGTCATCGAGGGCAACACGGATTTTCAGGACAACAGCCCCTCCGCCAGCAACGCCAAAACCAATACTATTACCGCCTCTGCCGCCAATCCTGCGAACAGCCTGCGCCTGCGCGTGGTCATTGCGATTCCAAATTCCAGCAAGGAGTTGTCGCTGCAATCCGAATCGCGTTATCTGCAATTGCTGCAGCCGGTACCGGAACAACTGGCTGCGAATGCAGAAGCATTGCGCGTGGCTTATAGTGAATATCAGGAACGCTATCTCGCTCGTACCGGCTTGCGCAAAATCTATATCGTGACACTGACGCTGACATTGCTGCTGGCAATTTTCGGCGCCATTGCCGGCGCCTTCCTGATCGCCAGCGACCTGGCCAAACCGCTGTTGCTGCTGGCAGAGGGAACCAAGGCTGTCGCGGAAGGCAATCTCTCTCCGCGTCCTATCGTCACCACCTCCGACGAGCTCGGCACGTTGACGCAATCCTTCAATATGATGACGCGCCAACTGTCCGATGCACGCGCCTCGGTGGAGAAAAATCGCGCCGAACTGGAAAACGCCAAAGGCTATCTGGAGTCAGTGCTGGCGAATATGTCGGCCGGCGTGATGGTGCTGGATCGCAATTTCAAGCTGGTCACCTGCAACGAATCGGTGGAGCGTATTCTGCAGCATGATTTTGCCCAGCATATCGGCAAACCCTTGCAAGAGATCGATGGCCTGAGTGCATTTGCACAAGTGATCACGCAATCCTTTTCGGAACAAAGCGCGCAATCTGCCGCCGGCGGCGCCGATACCGGCAATTTGCATTGGCAGCATCAGATCGATGTGCCGCGTCGCATGGGTGGCGCCGAAGCAGAAAACGATATCTCATTGCTGGCGCGCGGTTCGCGCCTGCCGGCCGCCAGGGATAGCGGCTATGTAGTGGTGTTCGATGATATTTCCGATGTCATTTCAGCGCAGCGTTCGATCGCCTGGGGCGAAGTCGCGCGACGCCTGGCGCATGAAATCAAGAATCCGCTGACGCCAATTCAACTCTCCGCCGAACGTCTGCAGATGAAACTGGAAGGCAAGCTGAACGAACAGGATGCCCGGATACTAGAGCGCAGTACTGCCACCATCGTCAACCAGGTATCGGCGATGCAGCGCATGGTCGACGATTTCCGCGACTACGCCAAAACGCCACCCGCCGTATTGTCGCCACTGGATCTGAATGCGCTGATTGAAGAAATTCTGCATCTCTATCAGACGGGCGACGAGCGCGACATCATTCACGCTAGACTGGCCGAAGGATTACCGCTGGTCATGGGCGACGCGACGCAACTGCGTCAGGTCATACACAATCTATTGCAAAATGCGCAGGATGCAGTGGCCGATCAGATCAGGCAGGAATCGACTGCACGTATTGATATTATTACGGAAGAAATCCATTATAGAAGTTCGGATGGCACCGTGAGCAATGCGGTACAACTGTCGATTACCGATACCGGCCCCGGCTTCTCGCCGAAAATTCTCGCGCATGCATTTGAACCCTATATCACATCCAAACCGCGCGGTACGGGTCTGGGTCTTGCAATGGTGAAAAAAATTATTGAGGAACACGGTGGACGTATCGACATCAAAAACAGGACCAGCACAAATGGTGCAAAAGTGGCAATTTTGCTGTTAAAGTTATCCTCCTGA
- a CDS encoding hypothetical protein (Evidence 5 : No homology to any previously reported sequences): MLPVQASSPDAWKVLYDATATACVKQSGLKKPRVIEGPVLFSNVILYKIKGTWQQAHMKGRAGKVYCLHPYPNGEPEIVDAP; encoded by the coding sequence ATGCTGCCTGTTCAGGCATCCTCTCCCGACGCATGGAAAGTTTTATACGATGCGACGGCGACTGCCTGTGTGAAGCAAAGTGGCTTGAAGAAGCCCAGGGTAATCGAAGGTCCCGTGTTGTTTTCGAATGTCATTCTGTACAAGATCAAGGGGACTTGGCAGCAAGCTCACATGAAGGGGAGAGCCGGCAAAGTCTACTGTCTGCATCCCTATCCAAATGGCGAGCCTGAAATTGTTGATGCGCCTTAG
- a CDS encoding hypothetical protein (Evidence 5 : No homology to any previously reported sequences), with the protein MTEADQRYMVQQRKMAAGEKDAPVYAKTMRSKEGVFEGVSFIRNREKASVMTLAEAQEAVAWAKKKKPLAVLYETSIIPAE; encoded by the coding sequence ATGACTGAAGCCGATCAACGTTATATGGTCCAGCAACGCAAAATGGCAGCTGGGGAAAAGGATGCGCCCGTGTACGCCAAAACCATGCGCAGCAAGGAAGGTGTTTTCGAAGGCGTATCTTTTATCCGCAATCGCGAAAAGGCATCCGTGATGACGTTGGCAGAAGCGCAAGAAGCGGTGGCATGGGCCAAGAAGAAAAAGCCGCTGGCAGTCTTGTATGAAACCAGCATTATTCCCGCAGAATAA
- a CDS encoding conserved hypothetical protein (Evidence 4 : Homologs of previously reported genes of unknown function) — protein MFTSHPIYIHMKLPLALFRHATLVATVLFLSACSPKYDWREVHSDNASYVIALPTKPTTFSRKIDLNGIPASMTMVASEVDGVTFAVGTAELSDATQAQVSAAAMKTALVNNISGKISQEKVLTMPQSMQAPGTVAVTEIEATGPAANGQTRILFARFIAKEKRVYQLVVTGPEKAVGRDIVDTFFQSFKLN, from the coding sequence ATGTTCACATCGCATCCGATTTACATCCACATGAAACTTCCACTCGCACTGTTCCGTCATGCCACCCTTGTAGCAACAGTTCTTTTCCTGTCTGCCTGCTCGCCCAAATACGACTGGCGCGAAGTGCACAGCGATAACGCCAGCTATGTCATCGCCCTGCCGACCAAGCCGACCACATTTTCACGCAAGATCGATTTGAACGGCATTCCCGCCTCGATGACGATGGTTGCATCGGAAGTCGACGGCGTGACATTCGCCGTCGGCACTGCCGAATTGAGCGATGCCACGCAGGCACAGGTTTCCGCCGCCGCGATGAAAACCGCACTGGTCAACAACATCAGCGGCAAGATCAGTCAGGAAAAAGTATTGACGATGCCGCAATCGATGCAGGCGCCAGGCACCGTGGCCGTCACTGAAATAGAAGCGACCGGGCCCGCCGCGAACGGTCAAACACGCATTCTGTTTGCGCGTTTCATTGCCAAGGAAAAACGCGTGTACCAACTCGTTGTAACGGGCCCCGAAAAAGCCGTCGGACGCGATATTGTCGATACATTTTTCCAGTCGTTCAAATTGAATTAA
- a CDS encoding conserved hypothetical protein (Evidence 4 : Homologs of previously reported genes of unknown function) — MDKFNFFNDMQEKINQVLENSPVKDIEKNVKAMMGQGFSKLDLVTREEFDTQAQVLATTRAKLEALEAQVAALEAQMKKQA; from the coding sequence ATGGACAAGTTCAATTTTTTTAACGACATGCAAGAAAAGATCAATCAAGTGCTGGAAAACTCACCCGTCAAGGATATAGAAAAGAATGTGAAGGCGATGATGGGGCAGGGGTTTTCCAAACTGGATCTGGTCACGCGTGAAGAGTTCGACACCCAGGCACAAGTACTTGCCACTACCCGCGCCAAACTGGAGGCACTGGAAGCGCAGGTCGCGGCACTGGAAGCGCAAATGAAAAAACAAGCGTAG
- a CDS encoding conserved hypothetical protein (Evidence 4 : Homologs of previously reported genes of unknown function), whose product MRMSDEEYFRSCVSKERHLAQLLGHHNVEEFCESAGSLWENATVLPKWTRDWQACGPLLAEYELNIAYQHLPDDPHGKAIHIGTTIVHISDHPSKERALMFAIVKAAITLLEHSRHGKH is encoded by the coding sequence ATGCGTATGAGCGATGAAGAATATTTCCGCAGTTGCGTATCCAAGGAGCGCCATCTGGCGCAACTGCTGGGTCATCACAATGTCGAAGAGTTTTGCGAAAGTGCAGGCTCCTTGTGGGAAAACGCCACCGTCTTGCCCAAATGGACGCGCGACTGGCAAGCCTGTGGCCCCTTGCTTGCAGAATACGAACTGAACATTGCTTACCAGCACCTACCTGACGATCCGCATGGCAAGGCCATCCATATCGGCACAACTATCGTGCATATTTCGGATCATCCAAGCAAGGAGCGGGCGCTGATGTTCGCGATCGTGAAAGCCGCCATTACCCTTCTTGAACACAGCAGACACGGCAAACACTGA
- a CDS encoding putative 16S rRNA methyltransferase B (Evidence 3 : Function proposed based on presence of conserved amino acid motif, structural feature or limited homology; Product type pe : putative enzyme) has protein sequence MRSCMAHTRLQPISNVTTIHLKPDSLSFTLHGAAQAVADVGRGIALPQSLARIFAQTNATPQARGAIQDISYHCMRHIGRAEALLNAMTTKQTEPPILHGLLCCALALISDPEEAVSGARYSAFTVVDQAVTAAAADTDMAHAKGMVNAILRRFLRERDALMKSAAGTQLARWNYPDWWIDRMRSAYPRDWQAILEAGNAAPPLTLRVNQRKISVSDYLALLAQQGIAATLIGPVAVRLAQPTPVNQIPGFSDGLVSVQDAAAQLAAPLLDLRDGMRVLDACAAPGGKSGHILETAVVELTALDSDERRLPRITENLQRLQLNASLLVGDATGNSWWDGKPFERILADVPCTASGIVRRHPDIRWLRRKSDAVQLAAISAQILDNLWQMLQADGKLLFVTCSLWPQESEAQAAAFAVRNRAIRLPAPGQLLPTANAEDDHDGLFYALFQKSGT, from the coding sequence CTGCGGTCTTGCATGGCACACACCCGGCTCCAACCCATATCCAACGTGACAACCATACATTTAAAACCGGATTCGCTTTCCTTTACCTTGCACGGCGCAGCCCAGGCGGTGGCCGATGTCGGCCGCGGCATCGCACTGCCGCAGTCGCTGGCCCGGATTTTTGCGCAAACTAATGCCACGCCGCAGGCGCGCGGTGCGATTCAGGATATTTCCTATCATTGCATGCGTCACATCGGCCGTGCCGAAGCCTTGCTCAATGCGATGACGACCAAGCAAACCGAACCGCCTATCCTGCATGGTTTGCTATGCTGCGCGCTGGCCTTGATTTCCGACCCTGAAGAAGCGGTCTCGGGCGCACGCTACAGCGCATTTACGGTAGTCGATCAAGCCGTCACGGCCGCTGCCGCCGATACCGACATGGCGCACGCCAAGGGGATGGTCAACGCGATCCTGCGCCGCTTTTTGCGCGAACGGGATGCACTGATGAAAAGTGCGGCCGGCACGCAACTGGCGCGCTGGAATTATCCGGACTGGTGGATAGATCGCATGCGCTCCGCGTATCCGCGTGATTGGCAGGCCATACTCGAAGCCGGCAATGCCGCGCCGCCGCTGACCCTGCGTGTCAATCAACGCAAAATCAGCGTCAGCGATTATCTCGCCCTGCTGGCGCAACAAGGTATAGCCGCCACCTTGATCGGCCCGGTCGCCGTGCGCCTGGCGCAACCCACGCCGGTGAATCAGATTCCCGGCTTCAGCGACGGCCTGGTATCGGTACAGGATGCGGCGGCCCAGCTTGCCGCGCCCCTGCTCGATCTGCGCGACGGCATGCGCGTGCTCGATGCATGCGCCGCACCGGGCGGCAAAAGCGGACACATTCTGGAAACTGCCGTAGTTGAACTCACCGCGCTCGATAGCGATGAGCGCCGCCTGCCACGCATCACCGAAAATTTACAGCGCCTGCAATTGAACGCCTCTTTACTGGTTGGCGATGCCACCGGTAATAGCTGGTGGGATGGCAAACCCTTCGAGCGCATTCTGGCCGACGTGCCGTGTACTGCATCCGGCATCGTGCGACGGCACCCGGATATTCGCTGGCTGCGGCGCAAAAGCGATGCAGTACAACTAGCGGCGATTTCAGCACAAATTCTCGACAACCTTTGGCAGATGCTGCAAGCCGATGGTAAATTGCTGTTTGTGACTTGCTCGTTGTGGCCGCAGGAATCGGAAGCGCAGGCAGCGGCGTTCGCAGTACGTAATCGTGCCATCCGATTGCCGGCGCCCGGTCAGTTGCTGCCGACGGCCAATGCAGAAGATGACCATGACGGCCTGTTTTACGCCCTGTTTCAAAAATCCGGAACTTGA
- a CDS encoding conserved hypothetical protein; putative exported protein (Evidence 4 : Homologs of previously reported genes of unknown function) has translation MKQKLFIPFYWLCTTLLLAFSLQLDYARAADGIEIEQAHLEDSAQGYRLSATFVFNLNRGLEDALTRGIPLYFTTEIEITKPRWYWFDSKEIVDSQTIRISYNVLTRQYHAAITGRLQQSFQTLDDALSLVRRPNRWVVADKNALKPGQSYAVAVRMQLDVAQLPKPFQVHALNSSDWRLSSNWKHFIYTVEPQ, from the coding sequence GTGAAACAAAAACTTTTCATTCCTTTCTACTGGTTGTGCACTACCTTATTGCTGGCGTTCTCGCTGCAACTGGATTATGCACGTGCAGCCGATGGCATTGAAATCGAACAAGCGCACCTGGAAGACAGCGCTCAAGGCTACCGGCTCTCCGCCACCTTCGTCTTCAATTTGAACCGCGGACTGGAAGATGCGCTGACGCGTGGCATTCCGCTGTACTTCACGACGGAAATCGAAATCACCAAACCGCGCTGGTACTGGTTTGATTCAAAGGAAATTGTCGACTCGCAAACCATCCGCATCTCGTACAACGTATTGACACGCCAGTATCACGCGGCCATTACCGGCCGTCTGCAACAAAGCTTCCAGACACTGGACGACGCTCTGTCGCTGGTACGCCGTCCCAATCGCTGGGTAGTGGCCGACAAAAACGCATTGAAACCCGGGCAGTCCTATGCGGTTGCAGTGCGCATGCAGCTCGACGTCGCCCAGTTGCCGAAACCGTTCCAGGTACACGCGCTCAATAGCAGCGACTGGCGCCTGTCTTCCAACTGGAAGCACTTCATCTATACGGTGGAACCGCAGTGA